One window of the Pseudomonadota bacterium genome contains the following:
- the tsaD gene encoding tRNA (adenosine(37)-N6)-threonylcarbamoyltransferase complex transferase subunit TsaD, whose amino-acid sequence MRILGIESSCDETAAAVVSGGRTLSSLVATQHDVHERYGGVVPELASRRHMENIVPLIRGALDGADLSLDDIDGIAATFAPGLVGSLLVGLMAAKSIAYSRGLPFVGVNHLEGHLSAAALEYGPIPTPHVGLVVSGGHTSLYLVREGFQVGLLGATRDDAAGEAFDKVAKLLGLGYPGGPAIERAAESGDPAAIRFTRPKFADDDSMDFSFSGIKTACLLRHRKEAADGRASERFVADMAASFQESVASILVERTIEGARRSGAKAAVLSGGVAANRRLRELFAARCDGEGISHFIPPHELCTDNAAMIAFVGERKLSAGIRSDFSLNAVANMEIGV is encoded by the coding sequence ATGAGGATACTCGGCATAGAAAGCTCGTGCGACGAGACCGCCGCAGCGGTGGTGAGCGGCGGCCGGACGCTCTCGAGCCTCGTGGCCACGCAGCACGACGTGCACGAGCGCTACGGTGGCGTCGTGCCGGAGCTCGCGTCGAGGCGCCACATGGAGAACATCGTGCCGCTGATCCGCGGTGCACTCGACGGGGCCGACCTCTCGCTCGACGACATCGACGGCATCGCCGCCACCTTCGCCCCGGGGCTCGTCGGATCCCTCCTCGTGGGCCTCATGGCTGCGAAGTCGATCGCCTACTCGCGGGGGCTGCCGTTCGTCGGGGTGAACCACCTCGAGGGACACCTGTCCGCCGCGGCCCTCGAATACGGGCCCATACCGACGCCTCACGTCGGCCTCGTAGTTTCGGGCGGACACACGAGCCTCTACCTGGTGCGCGAGGGCTTCCAGGTCGGGCTGCTCGGCGCCACGCGCGACGACGCGGCCGGCGAGGCGTTCGACAAGGTGGCCAAGCTCCTGGGGCTGGGCTACCCGGGAGGGCCGGCGATCGAGCGCGCGGCGGAGAGCGGCGACCCAGCGGCCATCCGATTCACGAGGCCGAAGTTCGCGGACGACGATTCGATGGATTTCTCCTTCTCCGGCATCAAGACCGCCTGCCTCTTGAGGCACAGGAAGGAGGCGGCCGACGGCCGGGCCTCCGAACGGTTCGTGGCCGACATGGCCGCATCGTTCCAGGAGTCGGTGGCATCCATCCTCGTCGAACGCACGATCGAGGGGGCGCGCCGCTCGGGCGCGAAGGCGGCGGTGCTCTCGGGCGGCGTGGCGGCGAACAGAAGGTTGCGCGAGCTCTTCGCCGCGCGCTGCGACGGAGAGGGGATATCCCACTTCATCCCGCCGCACGAACTCTGCACCGACAACGCGGCGATGATCGCCTTCGTGGGCGAGCGCAAGCTCTCCGCCGGCATCCGCAGCGATTTCTCGCTCAACGCGGTTGCGAATATGGAGATAGGAGTGTAG
- the ybgF gene encoding tol-pal system protein YbgF encodes MKNALIALLVAAVSLASSSAAAAKVEDRVTALEHKVITMQNTRLANDQEVASSVARLNAMQDDFASLKGDVDANKYFINSRSDELSRQMQSLENRLQAIEDRLALFSTQLSKALSKLAPEVAGEGEMYQKGLDLVSTANYLEAASTFSSFMQKYPKSSFVPSAMFWIADCYYSAGDHRRAIKEFQAFVEKYSRSDKVPEAILKQGNSFYALNMYDESRAFYDKVLASYPKSAAAAQARERIDRMQRRKTEAQAAPAGASLGSYPEQTLEQKMRRNSAPPSDLAPEKQKSYRKPPGDF; translated from the coding sequence ATGAAAAACGCACTCATCGCACTCCTCGTCGCGGCGGTTTCGCTGGCCTCGTCGTCCGCTGCCGCGGCCAAGGTCGAGGACAGGGTCACAGCGCTCGAGCACAAGGTCATCACCATGCAGAACACGAGGCTGGCCAACGACCAGGAGGTCGCCTCCTCCGTGGCCAGGCTCAACGCCATGCAGGACGACTTCGCAAGCCTCAAGGGCGATGTCGATGCGAACAAATATTTCATCAACTCCCGCTCCGACGAGCTGTCAAGGCAGATGCAGTCCCTCGAGAACAGGCTGCAGGCCATCGAGGACAGGCTGGCCCTCTTCTCCACCCAGCTCTCCAAGGCCCTCTCCAAGCTGGCGCCGGAGGTTGCCGGCGAGGGGGAGATGTACCAGAAGGGGCTGGACCTCGTCTCGACCGCCAACTACCTCGAGGCCGCATCCACCTTCAGCTCGTTCATGCAGAAGTACCCGAAGAGCAGCTTCGTGCCGAGCGCAATGTTCTGGATAGCGGACTGCTACTACTCGGCCGGCGATCACCGCAGGGCCATCAAGGAGTTCCAGGCCTTCGTGGAGAAATACAGCCGAAGCGACAAGGTGCCTGAGGCGATACTCAAGCAGGGCAACTCGTTCTACGCCCTGAACATGTACGACGAGTCGAGGGCGTTCTACGACAAGGTGCTGGCGTCGTACCCGAAGAGCGCCGCCGCCGCGCAGGCCAGGGAGCGCATCGACAGGATGCAGAGGCGCAAGACAGAAGCACAGGCGGCCCCTGCGGGCGCCTCGCTCGGCTCCTATCCGGAGCAGACCCTGGAGCAGAAGATGCGCAGGAACAGCGCTCCCCCCTCCGACCTCGCCCCGGAGAAGCAGAAGAGCTACAGAAAACCCCCGGGCGATTTCTGA
- the pal gene encoding peptidoglycan-associated lipoprotein Pal → MKRFAFLVVALVCTALIAGCAQNQKKPVAKKGGLQRIHFDFDKSNIKPEYEPVLRDNAQWMRDHAKTNVTIEGNCDERGSNEYNIALGDRRAKSAKRYLTNLGVSESRLSTVSYGEERPICTQSNESCWWQNRRDDFTAK, encoded by the coding sequence ATGAAGAGATTTGCATTTTTGGTGGTCGCTCTGGTCTGCACCGCTCTGATCGCCGGCTGCGCCCAGAACCAGAAGAAGCCGGTCGCAAAGAAGGGCGGGCTGCAGAGGATCCACTTCGACTTCGACAAGTCGAACATCAAGCCTGAGTACGAGCCGGTCCTCAGGGACAACGCCCAGTGGATGCGCGACCATGCCAAGACCAACGTCACGATCGAGGGCAACTGCGACGAGCGCGGCTCCAACGAGTACAACATCGCCCTCGGCGACCGCCGCGCGAAGTCGGCGAAGAGGTACCTGACGAACCTCGGGGTCTCCGAGAGCAGGCTCTCGACCGTGAGCTACGGCGAGGAGCGCCCGATCTGCACCCAGAGCAACGAGAGCTGCTGGTGGCAGAACCGCCGCGACGACTTCACCGCGAAGTAA
- a CDS encoding PilZ domain-containing protein gives MTGPAHEKRLHPRKRCRTRVVFEDEFGEGLFYVYSRDISLGGLFLESDIPVKVGTMLFLSFALPGKVRLMETTGEVVRASAGGAAGVGIRFVGLPEKSRLAIQKFLG, from the coding sequence ATGACCGGACCCGCTCATGAGAAGAGGCTTCACCCCAGGAAGCGGTGCAGGACCAGGGTGGTCTTCGAGGACGAGTTCGGCGAGGGGCTGTTCTACGTCTACTCCAGGGACATAAGCCTGGGCGGGCTCTTCCTCGAGTCGGACATCCCGGTGAAGGTCGGCACCATGCTCTTTCTCTCCTTCGCCCTCCCGGGGAAGGTGAGGCTTATGGAGACCACCGGCGAGGTCGTGCGCGCCTCGGCGGGCGGGGCCGCTGGCGTCGGGATAAGGTTCGTGGGCCTGCCGGAAAAATCGCGCTTGGCTATCCAGAAATTTCTGGGCTAA
- a CDS encoding polyhydroxyalkanoate synthesis regulator DNA-binding domain-containing protein — protein sequence MSQRHPKIIKRYQNRKLYDTSDSCYVTLEDISEMIKQGDEVQIIDNTTKEDLTAVTLAQIIFEEQKRKTNVLPLGTFRQIIQGGGEALRELVTSGAKEFGKVREFVDDKVIPAVSRISELPQVREELDSLNRRIAAIERKLAERDRRHR from the coding sequence ATGTCCCAGAGGCACCCGAAGATCATAAAGAGATACCAGAACCGCAAGCTCTACGACACCTCCGACTCCTGCTACGTGACCCTCGAGGACATAAGCGAGATGATAAAGCAGGGCGACGAGGTCCAGATCATCGACAACACCACGAAGGAGGACCTCACCGCGGTAACGCTCGCCCAGATCATCTTCGAGGAGCAGAAGAGGAAGACCAACGTGCTGCCGCTCGGGACGTTCCGCCAGATCATCCAGGGCGGGGGCGAGGCGCTCCGCGAGCTGGTCACCAGCGGCGCCAAGGAGTTCGGCAAGGTGCGCGAGTTCGTGGACGACAAGGTGATACCTGCGGTCAGCCGCATAAGCGAGCTCCCTCAGGTCCGCGAGGAGCTCGATTCCCTCAACAGGCGCATTGCCGCGATCGAACGCAAGCTCGCGGAGCGCGACCGAAGGCACAGATGA